Proteins encoded by one window of Vitis vinifera cultivar Pinot Noir 40024 chromosome 10, ASM3070453v1:
- the LOC100258854 gene encoding mitochondrial ATP-independent inner membrane protease subunit 1a isoform X2, whose protein sequence is MGVSNVKQWSRIVKEALDRAFFTAKFLCLLHVSNTYLCTVALAHGPSMLPTLNLSGDLILADRLSVRFGKVGPGDIVLVRSPQNPRKIITKRVVGMGGDRVTFSVDPKDSRRCETVVVPEGHVWIAGDNIYASTDSRNFGAVPYGLLQGKVFWRIWPPQGFGLLRHVNE, encoded by the exons atgggtgTCAGCAATGTGAAGCAATGGAGCAGAATAGTGAAAGAAGCGTTGGACAGAGCCTTCTTCACAGCCAAGTTCCTCTGCCTCCTTCACGTCTCCAATACCTACCTCTGCACTGTGGCTCTT GCCCACGGCCCCAGCATGCTCCCCACCCTGAATCTCTCTGGGGATCTCATCTTGGCCGACCGTCTCTCCGTTCGTTTCGGCAAAGTGGGTCCCGGCGATATCGTCCTCGTTCGATCTCCTCAGAACCCTAGGAAGATTATCACGAAGCGTGTGGTGGGCATGGGAGGGGATCGCGTTACTTTCTCTGTGGATCCCAAGGACAGTCGCAGATGTGAGACTGTTGTT GTTCCAGAGGGGCATGTTTGGATTGCGGGAGATAACATATACGCTTCCACTGATTCAAGGAATTTTGGTGCTGTTCCTTATGGTCTGCTTCAAGGCAAAGTGTTCTGGAGG
- the LOC100258854 gene encoding mitochondrial ATP-independent inner membrane protease subunit 1a isoform X1 yields the protein MGVSNVKQWSRIVKEALDRAFFTAKFLCLLHVSNTYLCTVALAHGPSMLPTLNLSGDLILADRLSVRFGKVGPGDIVLVRSPQNPRKIITKRVVGMGGDRVTFSVDPKDSRRCETVVVPEGHVWIAGDNIYASTDSRNFGAVPYGLLQGKVFWRVCLFHLLISFHNTFFYRLLHFILLWGYIKWNIIFDCLENFRIEKDNILNHMPRK from the exons atgggtgTCAGCAATGTGAAGCAATGGAGCAGAATAGTGAAAGAAGCGTTGGACAGAGCCTTCTTCACAGCCAAGTTCCTCTGCCTCCTTCACGTCTCCAATACCTACCTCTGCACTGTGGCTCTT GCCCACGGCCCCAGCATGCTCCCCACCCTGAATCTCTCTGGGGATCTCATCTTGGCCGACCGTCTCTCCGTTCGTTTCGGCAAAGTGGGTCCCGGCGATATCGTCCTCGTTCGATCTCCTCAGAACCCTAGGAAGATTATCACGAAGCGTGTGGTGGGCATGGGAGGGGATCGCGTTACTTTCTCTGTGGATCCCAAGGACAGTCGCAGATGTGAGACTGTTGTT GTTCCAGAGGGGCATGTTTGGATTGCGGGAGATAACATATACGCTTCCACTGATTCAAGGAATTTTGGTGCTGTTCCTTATGGTCTGCTTCAAGGCAAAGTGTTCTGGAGGGTTTGTCTTTTTCACCTATTGATTTCATTTCATAATACCTTTTTTTATAGGCTACTTCATTTCATATTACTTTGGGGTTATATTAAGTGGAATATAATTTTTGATTGCCTAGAAAACTTCAGAATAGAAAAGGATAATATTTTGAATCATATGCCTAGAAAATGA